In the Streptomyces spororaveus genome, CCACAGCTGGAGCGATCCCGCGTCCGGCAGCCGCCACCACACCCGGTCGGCGGCCAGGTCCGGCACCCGGCCCGCCAGGGCCGCGCAGCCGAGCCCCAGCGACCAGAGCCGGGAGGCGATGCCGAACTGCGCGGTCGAGGCGGCCACGCGGCCGGGACCGCTGCCGATGCGCCGGCCCACCTCGGCCACGTACGGCTCCAGCCGCTCCCCGTACAACGCCGAGAGCGGCCGGAAGCCGGGGCCGGGCGGCTGCGTCCCGTACGGAACGGTGAAGAAAGGTCCTACGGCGGCCAGTCGCCGCAGTACGTCGTCCATGACCGGAATGATCTCAAAGCCTCGCGGGGGGCCGTACGGGACCCGGGTGGCGCAGTCGTACCCCTCCCGTGATCCGGCCGTTCGTGGACACACCGCCGACGATCATCTGTTCGACGTCCGGGCGGGCCGTCCGGGCGGCGGATCCGTCCGGGGGATCCGCGCGCGGAGCCTTGCCCGGGACCACCGGACTTCGTCTGCATCCTTGCAGGTCAGACGTGATCGCACGGGGGGCGGAGGCCGCCGGGGCGGCCGTCCGGGGGGCTCGCGTCGTGCGCTTGAAGGGATGTCCGTGGATCAGGATTACGGGCGCTTCGCGGCGGGGACCAAAGTCATCGGAAATCGGTGTCGCGCCATTGCCAAATTGGGGGTTCATGAGAGGACTTTAAGGAGCTACATTGAGCCACTCGCGTTCACCTGACAGCCGGTTGCCTTTCACTCGTGTTTTGCACGGGGGGCGACGTCATGGACGCAGACTGTGCAACCACCCCACCGCCCAGAAGGACCGAAGGCTCCGTGCCCGTACCCGTACACCTCGCGGGCCGCACCGTGCGGCTCGAGCCCCTCGCCCCCCACCACACCGAGGCTCTGGCCGTGGCCGGGGCCGAGGATCGTACGACTTACGCCTTCACTCCCGTGCCCCACGGTGTGCAGGCGTCACACGAGTACATCGAACGTGCCCTCGCCGATCAGGCAGCGGGTCGATCGCTCCCGTTCGCGGTGGTCAGAGCCACCGACGGGCGGGTCGTCGGTTCGACCCGGTTCCTGGAACTCGACTACTGGCAGGGGCCTCTGGTCTGGCCCGCCGTGCCCGGAGTCCCGTTCGGCGATCCGGCGACGGCGATCCCCGATGCCGCCGAGATCGGCAATACCTGGCTGTCCCCGGGCGCCCAGGGGACCGGCATCAACACCGAGGCGAAGCTGCTCATGCTCCGCCATGCCTTCGAGACCTGGGGGGTACGGCGCATCTCGCTGCGCGCCGACGCGCGCAACGGCCGGTCGCGGGCGGCCATGGAACGTCTGGGCTTCACCTGCGAGGGGGTCCGCCGGGCCCATTCGCGGGGGCTGGACGGCGCCGTCCGCAGTACGGCCTTCTACTCGATCCTCGACGAGGAGTGGCCGGCCGTACGGTCGATCATCGAGCTGAGGCTGTCGGCGGGCGCGCAGCGCAAGCGCCGCCGCAAGACCCTGATCCCCGCCTGACCCGTTCCACCGGACGGACAAGCGGAAAAACGGTCCTGCCCTCGCCGCGGCCTCCTCAGCCGAGGAAGGCCGGGGCGAGGGCGGAATCCATGAGCCGGGCGGGGGCGCCGCCCCCGTCGGCGGCCACGGCGTACAGGTCGGCGCCGAAGTCCCCCGGCAGGGCGTAGACGACGGTCCCGTCGTCGCTCCACACGACCTGGTCGTCCACGCTGCGCTCCTCGGCGAGCGGGGTCTCGGCGCCGGAGGCCAGGTCCAGGGCGTACAGCCGCCACGGCACCTCGGCCGGCAGGCCCGGCACGCGCTTCT is a window encoding:
- a CDS encoding GNAT family N-acetyltransferase, which gives rise to MPVPVHLAGRTVRLEPLAPHHTEALAVAGAEDRTTYAFTPVPHGVQASHEYIERALADQAAGRSLPFAVVRATDGRVVGSTRFLELDYWQGPLVWPAVPGVPFGDPATAIPDAAEIGNTWLSPGAQGTGINTEAKLLMLRHAFETWGVRRISLRADARNGRSRAAMERLGFTCEGVRRAHSRGLDGAVRSTAFYSILDEEWPAVRSIIELRLSAGAQRKRRRKTLIPA